In Tachysurus fulvidraco isolate hzauxx_2018 chromosome 11, HZAU_PFXX_2.0, whole genome shotgun sequence, one DNA window encodes the following:
- the LOC113643480 gene encoding uncharacterized protein LOC113643480 isoform X1 gives MEINMSRLSSLIQFYFTLGLRHWEILLSLSNVNGIVISASTLRRHLKTLRLFRRKEHSDLLDVAVFLQDQLNRYGMLHGYKMMHLKCIQAGYVVTQETIRQLLKILDPHGVQLRRRNRLRRRLYHNPGPNFLWHVDSYDKLKPYGICINGAIDGFSRMVIWLHAYSTSSDPKVIAGYFIDAALSRNGTATRIRSDLGTENCYMEQMQMFMRHDHTDDFSRNCYLYGSSNHNQRIEQWWGFLRKQHAQFWINLFQDLKDSDDFSGDFIDKSLIQFTCLEIIERELQDVVHLWNTHRIRPSRNAVSPCGRPVMMYTLPQLFGAREYLKEVSQQKIQACREECRERGPYPCDNTVFDICCLAMVENSLHPPTSPEEAIDLYMFLRAYIRTQI, from the exons atggaaataaacatgtcccgcctttcaagtttaatccagttttattttactttgggtTTGAGACATTGGGAGATACTGCTGTCTTTAAGCAATGTAAATGGTATTGTTATTAGTGCGTCAACTTTGCGCAGACACCTCAAGACTTTGCGCCTGTTCAGACGAAAAGAACATTCTGATCTGCTTGACGTTGCTGTGTTTCTACAGGATCAGTTGAACCGATATGGTATGCTTCACGGATATAAGATGATGCATCTGAAATGCATTCAGGCTGGCTATGTGGTCACACAAGAGACAATCAGGCAATTGTTGAAAATACTGGATCCCCATGGAGTGCAACTGAGGCGCCGGAATCGTCTTCGGCGACGTTTGTATCATAATCCAGGCCCGAACTTTTTATGGCATGTTGATTCATATGATAAACTCAAACCATATGGGATCTGCATCAATGGTGCAATCGACGGGTTTTCACGAATGGTGATATGGCTACATGCATACTCTACAAGTAGTGATCCCAAGGTCATCGCTGGATACTTTATTGATGCGGCGTTATCAAGGAATGGGACAGCCACCCGAATTCGCTCAGACTTAGGGACAGAGAACTGTTACATGGAACAGATGCAGATGTTCATGAGACATGATCATACGGACGACTTTTCGAGAAATTGCTATTTGTATGGCTCAAGCAATCATAACCAACGGATAGAGCAGTGGTGGGGATTTTTGAGGAAACAGCATGCACAGTTCTGGATCAACCTATTTCAAGATCTAAAAGATTCTGACGACTTCTCCGGTGACTTCATAGACAAAAGTCTAATACAGTTCACATGTCTTGAAATAATAGAG agaGAACTGCAGGATGTTGTTCACCTTTGGAACACGCACAGAATTCGCCCATCCAGAAATGCTGTGTCTCCATGTGGACGTCCAGTGATGATGTACACCCTACCCCAACTTTTTGGTGCTAGGGAGTACCTTAAAGAGGTATCCCAACAGAAGATACAGGCTTGTAGGGAGGAATGTCGTGAGAGAGGACCATATCCCTGTGATAATACAGTGTTTGACATTTGTTGCCTTGCCATGGTAGAAAACAGTCTTCATCCACCAACCTCTCCAGAGGAAGCCATTGATCTTTACATGTTCTTACGTGCTTACATACGTACCCAAATTTAA
- the LOC113643480 gene encoding uncharacterized protein LOC113643480 isoform X2 — protein sequence MLHGYKMMHLKCIQAGYVVTQETIRQLLKILDPHGVQLRRRNRLRRRLYHNPGPNFLWHVDSYDKLKPYGICINGAIDGFSRMVIWLHAYSTSSDPKVIAGYFIDAALSRNGTATRIRSDLGTENCYMEQMQMFMRHDHTDDFSRNCYLYGSSNHNQRIEQWWGFLRKQHAQFWINLFQDLKDSDDFSGDFIDKSLIQFTCLEIIERELQDVVHLWNTHRIRPSRNAVSPCGRPVMMYTLPQLFGAREYLKEVSQQKIQACREECRERGPYPCDNTVFDICCLAMVENSLHPPTSPEEAIDLYMFLRAYIRTQI from the exons ATGCTTCACGGATATAAGATGATGCATCTGAAATGCATTCAGGCTGGCTATGTGGTCACACAAGAGACAATCAGGCAATTGTTGAAAATACTGGATCCCCATGGAGTGCAACTGAGGCGCCGGAATCGTCTTCGGCGACGTTTGTATCATAATCCAGGCCCGAACTTTTTATGGCATGTTGATTCATATGATAAACTCAAACCATATGGGATCTGCATCAATGGTGCAATCGACGGGTTTTCACGAATGGTGATATGGCTACATGCATACTCTACAAGTAGTGATCCCAAGGTCATCGCTGGATACTTTATTGATGCGGCGTTATCAAGGAATGGGACAGCCACCCGAATTCGCTCAGACTTAGGGACAGAGAACTGTTACATGGAACAGATGCAGATGTTCATGAGACATGATCATACGGACGACTTTTCGAGAAATTGCTATTTGTATGGCTCAAGCAATCATAACCAACGGATAGAGCAGTGGTGGGGATTTTTGAGGAAACAGCATGCACAGTTCTGGATCAACCTATTTCAAGATCTAAAAGATTCTGACGACTTCTCCGGTGACTTCATAGACAAAAGTCTAATACAGTTCACATGTCTTGAAATAATAGAG agaGAACTGCAGGATGTTGTTCACCTTTGGAACACGCACAGAATTCGCCCATCCAGAAATGCTGTGTCTCCATGTGGACGTCCAGTGATGATGTACACCCTACCCCAACTTTTTGGTGCTAGGGAGTACCTTAAAGAGGTATCCCAACAGAAGATACAGGCTTGTAGGGAGGAATGTCGTGAGAGAGGACCATATCCCTGTGATAATACAGTGTTTGACATTTGTTGCCTTGCCATGGTAGAAAACAGTCTTCATCCACCAACCTCTCCAGAGGAAGCCATTGATCTTTACATGTTCTTACGTGCTTACATACGTACCCAAATTTAA